A part of Capsicum annuum cultivar UCD-10X-F1 chromosome 6, UCD10Xv1.1, whole genome shotgun sequence genomic DNA contains:
- the LOC107873226 gene encoding protein NUCLEAR FUSION DEFECTIVE 4, translated as MVEVQTVGSTTTESGGLLQFTLHVVRGRWFSLFASFLIMSGAGATYLFGSYSEEIKTALGYDQTTLVLLGFFKDFGANIGVISGLIAEVSPTWFVLLVGAAMNFTGYFMIWLSVVGKISKPKVWQMCIYICLGANSQNFANTGALVTSVRNFPESRGNMIGLLKGFTGLSGAIMMQLYLAIYGNDAQSLILLIAWLPAALSVIFVYTIREMKVVRQPNQQTVFYYCLLIAIVLAFFVMVMTLLQNAISFSHAAYVVSATVSCALLFCPILVFIREELTIWRQMKSSVDGAANTITENPPVTVEKEMNQILQPQKENFETTSCFSNIFEKPARGEDYTILQAVLSTDMLILFVAALCGLGSSLTAVDNMGQIGGSLGYPKTTVKSFVSLLSIWNFFGRIFAGFVSESLLVRYKFPRTLMMTLVLLLSCIGLLFIAFPFSGSVYIASVIIGFSFGAQLPLNLTIISELFGLKYYSTLFNCGQLANPLGSYILNVQVTGPLYDREALRDLEKRGLSRASVKELTCMGSQCYRLAFIILAGVTFFGAMASLILAARTRQFYKGDIYKKFREQAEAPHIEMTSSNTIKTR; from the coding sequence ATGGTTGAGGTGCAAACAGTTGGTAGCACCACCACGGAAAGTGGCGGCCTCCTCCAATTTACGTTACATGTGGTTCGAGGTCGATGGTTCTCACTTTTTGCCTCTTTCCTCATCATGTCTGGAGCAGGTGCTACTTACCTTTTCGGGTCATATTCCGAAGAAATAAAAACCGCTCTTGGATATGATCAGACCACACTTGTTCTGTTGGGTTTCTTCAAGGATTTTGGAGCCAACATTGGAGTTATCTCCGGCCTAATAGCCGAGGTAAGTCCAACATGGTTCGTGCTGCTAGTTGGTGCGGCTATGAACTTTACAGGCTATTTTATGATATGGCTTTCGGTTGTTGGCAAGATTTCCAAGCCAAAAGTTTGGCAAATGTGCATATACATATGTCTTGGAGCCAATTCTCAGAATTTTGCAAATACAGGAGCTCTTGTGACCTCTGTTAGGAATTTCCCAGAGAGTAGAGGTAACATGATAGGTCTTTTAAAAGGATTTACAGGGCTAAGTGGAGCTATAATGATGCAACTATATTTGGCTATCTACGGAAATGATGCTCAATCACTTATCCTCCTTATTGCCTGGCTTCCAGCAGCATTATCAGTGATTTTTGTGTATACCATTCGAGAAATGAAAGTCGTTAGGCAACCAAATCAGCAAACTGTTTTTTACTATTGCTTGCTAATAGCAATTGTGCTGGCATTCTTTGTTATGGTCATGACACTGCTTCAGAATGCAATATCGTTTTCTCATGCTGCCTACGTTGTATCTGCCACTGTCTCCTGTGCTCTACTTTTCTGCCCAATTCTAGTTTTTATTAGAGAGGAGTTGACTATCTGGCGTCAAATGAAATCTTCAGTTGATGGAGCTGCAAACACAATCACGGAAAATCCACCAGTTACAGTGGAGAAGGAGATGAACCAAATCCTACAGCCACAAAAAGAAAACTTTGAGACGACTTCTTGTTTTTCAAACATCTTCGAAAAACCAGCAAGAGGAGAAGATTATACCATTTTACAAGCAGTCCTTAGTACTGATATGTTGATTCTGTTTGTGGCTGCATTATGTGGACTTGGATCAAGCCTAACTGCAGTTGATAACATGGGTCAGATAGGTGGATCGTTAGGATATCCAAAAACTACTGTTAAATCGTTTGTGTCACTTCTCAGCATATGGAATTTTTTTGGGAGAATTTTTGCAGGATTTGTCTCTGAAAGCCTACTAGTCAGGTACAAATTTCCTAGAACACTTATGATGACATTAGTCCTTCTGCTCTCCTGCATCGGCCTCCTTTTCATCGCCTTCCCCTTCTCCGGTTCTGTGTACATTGCATCTGTAATCATCGGGTTCTCATTTGGCGCTCAATTGCCATTAAATTTAACAATCATTTCTGAGCTCTTCGGGTTGAAGTACTATTCGACATTATTCAACTGTGGGCAATTGGCTAACCCTCTTGGATCATACATCCTGAATGTACAAGTTACTGGACCTCTTTATGATAGAGAGGCACTGAGGGATCTCGAGAAAAGAGGTCTGAGTAGAGCATCTGTCAAGGAACTGACTTGTATGGGTAGCCAATGTTATCGACTTGCATTCATTATCCTGGCTGGTGTCACATTCTTTGGAGCTATGGCCTCATTGATTTTGGCTGCAAGAACTAGACAGTTTTACAAAGGAGATATATACAAGAAGTTTAGAGAGCAGGCAGAGGCACCTCATATAGAAATGACTTCTTCAAACACTATTAAGACACGGTGA